A stretch of Candidatus Vicinibacter affinis DNA encodes these proteins:
- the hppD gene encoding 4-hydroxyphenylpyruvate dioxygenase has product MQVATKIQSNESTHDTFPILGTDHIEFYVGNAKQAAHFYQHAFGFEMVAYKGPETGSKDLCSYVLQQDKIRFVLTSAYKPDHEISKHVQLHGDGVKVLALWVDDAKQAFQLAVDKGAEIAFEPQTFKDEFGEVVMASIKTYGDTIHTLVERKNYNGSFLPGYVSKSGLKHVVSTGLKYVDHCVGNVELGSMNKWVQFYQEVLGFKLLITFDDKDISTKYTALMSKVVANGNGYIKFPINEPAQGLKKSQIDEYLEFYNGAGVQHIAIATDNILQTVSMLRENGIDFLYVPEVYYEDVMDRVGQIDENLEDLKKLNILIDRDEDGYLLQIFTKPLQDRPTVFFEIIQRKGAKSFGKGNFKALFEAIEREQEIRGNL; this is encoded by the coding sequence ATGCAGGTAGCGACAAAAATTCAATCCAACGAATCTACTCACGATACATTTCCAATATTAGGAACTGACCACATTGAATTTTATGTTGGTAATGCAAAACAAGCGGCACATTTTTACCAGCATGCATTTGGTTTCGAAATGGTAGCTTATAAAGGTCCGGAGACCGGATCTAAGGATCTTTGTTCCTATGTACTCCAGCAGGATAAAATCAGGTTTGTACTGACCTCTGCTTACAAACCAGATCATGAAATTAGCAAGCATGTACAACTTCATGGGGATGGTGTTAAAGTACTTGCCTTGTGGGTAGATGATGCCAAGCAAGCTTTCCAACTGGCTGTCGATAAAGGAGCTGAAATCGCATTTGAGCCCCAAACATTTAAAGACGAATTTGGAGAAGTTGTGATGGCTTCTATTAAGACATACGGAGATACCATTCATACTTTGGTGGAGCGTAAAAATTACAATGGTTCCTTTTTACCAGGGTATGTATCTAAATCCGGATTAAAGCATGTAGTTTCTACGGGCCTGAAATATGTGGATCATTGTGTCGGGAATGTTGAACTGGGATCAATGAATAAATGGGTTCAGTTTTACCAAGAGGTATTAGGTTTCAAATTATTAATCACTTTTGATGACAAAGACATTTCTACTAAATACACCGCACTGATGAGCAAAGTGGTAGCAAATGGAAATGGATATATCAAATTCCCAATCAACGAACCCGCACAGGGATTAAAGAAATCCCAAATTGATGAATACCTTGAATTTTACAATGGCGCCGGGGTTCAACATATTGCCATTGCCACCGACAATATACTCCAGACGGTGAGCATGCTACGGGAGAATGGAATAGATTTTCTATATGTTCCGGAAGTTTACTATGAAGATGTAATGGACAGGGTCGGACAAATAGATGAAAATCTAGAAGATCTTAAAAAGTTGAACATACTTATTGATCGAGATGAGGATGGATACTTACTCCAAATATTTACAAAACCACTTCAAGACAGACCCACTGTTTTCTTTGAAATTATTCAGCGCAAAGGAGCAAAGTCATTTGGAAAAGGAAATTTCAAAGCACTTTTTGAAGCCATTGAACGCGAACAGGAAATCAGAGGAAATTTATAA
- a CDS encoding histone H1-like repetitive region-containing protein, with protein sequence MATTSSAKKSTGKKAAAKKPAAKSGKTATAKKTAAKKTTAKKATAKKAAPKAAAKKAAPKKATAKKAAPKKATAKKAAPKKATAKKAAPKKAAPKKATAKKAAPKKATAKKAAPKKATAKKAAPKKATAKKAAPKKATAKKAAPKKATAKKAAPKKATAKKAAPKKATAKKAAPKKATAKKAAPKKATAKKAAPKKATAKKAAPKKATAKKAAPKKRTASRGRKKAEVVAPVEVTEVMTPTMES encoded by the coding sequence ATGGCAACTACAAGTAGTGCAAAAAAGTCAACAGGTAAAAAAGCTGCTGCTAAAAAACCTGCTGCAAAAAGCGGAAAGACAGCAACAGCGAAGAAAACTGCTGCTAAGAAAACTACTGCAAAAAAGGCAACTGCTAAAAAAGCAGCTCCTAAAGCTGCTGCTAAAAAAGCAGCTCCTAAAAAGGCAACTGCTAAAAAAGCAGCTCCTAAAAAAGCAACTGCTAAAAAAGCAGCTCCTAAAAAAGCAACTGCTAAAAAAGCAGCTCCTAAAAAAGCAGCTCCTAAAAAGGCAACCGCTAAAAAAGCAGCTCCTAAAAAGGCAACCGCTAAAAAAGCAGCTCCTAAAAAGGCAACCGCTAAAAAAGCAGCTCCTAAAAAGGCAACCGCTAAAAAAGCAGCTCCTAAAAAGGCAACCGCTAAAAAAGCAGCTCCTAAAAAGGCAACCGCTAAAAAAGCAGCTCCTAAAAAGGCAACCGCTAAAAAAGCAGCTCCTAAAAAGGCAACCGCTAAAAAGGCAGCTCCTAAAAAAGCAACTGCTAAAAAAGCAGCTCCTAAAAAAGCAACCGCTAAAAAAGCAGCTCCTAAAAAGGCAACCGCTAAAAAAGCAGCTCCTAAAAAGGCAACCGCTAAAAAAGCAGCTCCTAAAAAAAGAACGGCTAGCCGTGGCAGAAAAAAGGCCGAAGTTGTAGCTCCAGTTGAAGTAACTGAAGTAATGACTCCGACTATGGAATCTTAG
- a CDS encoding gliding motility-associated C-terminal domain-containing protein, translating to MQNNPYICNKANPLNCRYLLLLPLFTICRTLFAQCPEITQTTVTPACAPSCEMCEGESFTVNLKGVDLPNGGKIEYYFNDVPDFNPYLGQGTKIGSANITTPGGNCRICPELIGFMIDACGTEQLNEFIVIWTGSGFNTSNLIFDFDANNNVGAGNGDIGTSCGIASGNAGLIGGCMATAVGAGFNLPGNAIWVVFTSAGANYAYDFSSVCGLGLKVFVSSSACSRSIGGFSNFTSTGIRTQTFSVNGCACGNTIMYDTDDPSLMGNGDAWAGGITNGGCAASVSGAGNYVPAISVIDPFTYVIPKSWCDKTYEIVGIINPKPDPMCCMEEFTERFEITVKCPKAKQSALEACEFGNGLAIFNLEDADMDVLDGSSGTVEYFRDAAGTISITSPYTSATGTVYARVVDGRCKSSPVPIKLTVVQMPFARTASDTLCEELFGIATFPLIDLITIIKGSNPGAKVTFYEDLTLTTQIFPPYATTTITIYAVTSNGDCTSNPVPINLIVRPSPTSRKAGDTICDLGDGTGIFNLSKLDSVVSGGIKVDSVRYFEDSLTTVMIKSPYRTSSKTIYAIVYEKGCTSKLAEISLKVLKFNAVPLIIDKMCEDGNGNAEFDLINVVQILQNGNPSIKIEFFADSLAQKLIQPPLSISRKDTIYAYASKDACLSNLVQIILEPISRPKAFPVELVKCADSSGKAIFNLDDIRNLVNGGNGLFVGFSEDSLLKKLVRSPYVSADDTLYGFTLDGNCFSKPVLVVLKANPTPQFNHQNDTTACGYFILDQINGNRLSGNEVYSTGERGSGKIYKANDTLFQSEKIYLYDVNSGCEAEDSFNILLSTPVDAGQDYTGSVCQGNILDLNTLLAGATPGGIFIDRGNTNTLVGSNFNSTNQNGKTFNFTYLLSAQAPCPNDSSEIFIEVVNALSAGLDSSVTICENELLNLDSLRRNFNSGGIWRDTSTTGAFTNSIWNSSKSGPGMFEIIYETGDGKVCPKDFAAFSITVNPGIEIDPLTELINCSYYVLPVINGKNIPSDASYYTGPNGTGQKFNSGDTIRFSTNLFAYAKNQDACNDEKPVVVTIDPLPETNFTQSNLCAGDSLLIGGNVYNINRPKGREILKSVLQTNCDSIVNIDLSFRPVINTKISLNLCEGDFIVVNNTRYDQLHPKGREVLTAASSEGCDSIIDLELQYFKSPQTDYSVGICPGTRLTINGSVYDENRLEGIDTLIAAAQNGCDSLVHTKLVLLPVSSFVFRRNLCFGDFILINGIRFDQNNPGLKETLKAASFYGCDSTVDIQISFYPESVFDLQKTLCNGQSITVNGKTYNQSNPRGLELIKGAGQNGCDSTVRIDLTFRSEIKEIIRTDLCQGDTLKIGNRKYYDNNLVSLDTLFGGAQGGCDSIVDVQVNLINTPNGRLDTTLCIGESILINGTLYNESNRNGFEKIKVPNGTGCDSLVEISLNYQELKVDYIQVYQINSGEKVSFLVNPDFIPSQVQWFPSTGLTCSDCLNPVASPSISTDYTLVLTDENGCQISLSIKVIIQSDTDIFTPTGFSPNGDQVNDRFKIFGKNPNLTIEKLNIFDRWGELIYEENNVSIGSQIGWDGTFKGLPLNPGTFVFYLKIKESGRTIYGDINLVR from the coding sequence TTGCAGAATAACCCATATATTTGCAACAAAGCCAATCCTTTGAATTGTAGGTATCTGCTCTTATTACCTCTTTTCACTATTTGCAGAACCCTGTTTGCCCAATGTCCTGAGATTACTCAGACTACGGTAACACCTGCGTGCGCTCCTTCTTGTGAAATGTGCGAAGGAGAGTCCTTTACAGTTAATTTAAAAGGAGTCGATTTACCCAATGGCGGTAAAATTGAATATTATTTTAATGATGTTCCGGACTTTAATCCTTATCTCGGTCAAGGAACAAAAATAGGATCAGCTAACATTACTACCCCGGGAGGAAATTGCAGAATTTGTCCTGAATTGATCGGGTTTATGATTGACGCATGTGGGACAGAACAGTTGAATGAATTCATCGTCATTTGGACAGGATCCGGTTTCAATACCAGTAATTTAATTTTTGATTTTGATGCAAACAATAATGTAGGTGCTGGCAACGGAGACATTGGGACATCGTGTGGTATAGCTAGCGGCAATGCAGGTTTAATCGGAGGATGCATGGCCACCGCAGTAGGTGCTGGATTTAATTTACCGGGCAATGCAATTTGGGTAGTTTTTACCAGTGCAGGTGCCAATTATGCTTATGATTTTTCTTCTGTTTGCGGATTGGGTTTAAAAGTTTTTGTTAGTTCAAGTGCCTGTTCACGATCGATTGGTGGCTTTTCAAATTTTACCTCTACCGGAATCAGAACGCAAACATTTTCTGTGAATGGATGTGCCTGTGGAAATACCATCATGTATGACACAGACGATCCATCGCTCATGGGAAACGGAGATGCATGGGCAGGAGGTATAACAAATGGTGGTTGTGCTGCGTCTGTCAGTGGTGCAGGAAATTATGTGCCGGCGATCAGCGTAATTGATCCATTTACTTATGTGATTCCTAAATCCTGGTGTGACAAAACTTATGAAATAGTTGGAATCATAAATCCAAAACCAGATCCAATGTGCTGTATGGAAGAGTTTACGGAACGATTTGAAATTACTGTAAAATGTCCAAAAGCAAAACAATCGGCACTTGAAGCCTGCGAATTTGGAAATGGATTGGCAATTTTTAATCTTGAGGATGCGGACATGGATGTACTGGATGGAAGTTCTGGTACAGTAGAATATTTTAGAGACGCTGCAGGTACTATTTCCATTACATCTCCTTATACTTCTGCAACTGGCACTGTGTATGCCCGTGTGGTCGATGGCCGATGTAAATCATCTCCGGTGCCAATCAAATTAACCGTGGTTCAGATGCCATTTGCAAGAACTGCATCAGATACTTTATGTGAAGAACTTTTTGGGATTGCCACTTTTCCATTAATTGATTTGATCACCATTATCAAAGGTTCTAATCCAGGAGCTAAGGTCACTTTTTATGAAGATCTCACACTTACAACTCAAATATTTCCACCCTATGCCACCACCACCATCACCATTTACGCAGTAACTTCTAATGGTGATTGCACCTCCAATCCTGTACCCATCAATTTGATTGTTCGTCCCTCTCCCACATCACGAAAAGCGGGTGACACCATTTGTGATCTGGGTGATGGAACCGGTATATTTAATCTTTCCAAATTAGACAGTGTAGTTTCAGGTGGAATCAAAGTTGACAGCGTTCGATATTTTGAAGACAGCCTGACTACTGTCATGATTAAAAGTCCATACCGTACTTCTTCAAAAACCATTTACGCAATTGTATATGAAAAAGGATGTACCTCTAAGCTTGCAGAAATTTCTTTAAAGGTTTTGAAGTTTAATGCCGTTCCTTTAATCATTGATAAGATGTGTGAGGATGGGAATGGCAATGCTGAATTTGATTTAATAAATGTTGTTCAAATTTTGCAAAATGGGAATCCATCCATTAAAATCGAGTTCTTTGCAGACAGTCTTGCTCAAAAACTAATTCAACCTCCCCTATCAATCTCTCGTAAGGATACCATATATGCCTATGCGAGTAAGGATGCATGCCTTTCAAATCTTGTACAGATAATTCTTGAACCCATTTCAAGACCCAAAGCTTTTCCTGTTGAGTTGGTGAAATGTGCAGATTCCAGCGGAAAGGCAATTTTTAATTTAGATGACATCCGAAATCTGGTGAATGGTGGCAACGGATTGTTTGTTGGATTTTCAGAAGACAGCTTGTTAAAGAAACTGGTCCGGTCACCGTATGTATCAGCAGACGACACCTTATATGGTTTTACATTAGACGGAAACTGCTTTTCAAAACCGGTGTTAGTTGTGCTGAAAGCAAATCCTACTCCACAGTTTAATCATCAAAATGACACCACAGCATGTGGATATTTCATACTTGATCAAATCAATGGGAACCGTCTCTCTGGCAATGAAGTATATTCCACAGGTGAACGAGGTTCAGGTAAAATTTATAAAGCAAATGATACTTTATTTCAATCTGAAAAAATCTATTTGTACGATGTTAATTCAGGTTGCGAGGCAGAAGACAGTTTTAATATTTTGCTTTCAACTCCTGTTGATGCCGGACAGGATTATACCGGATCAGTTTGCCAGGGTAATATTTTAGATCTTAATACTTTGTTGGCAGGAGCTACCCCGGGAGGAATTTTTATCGACCGAGGAAATACCAATACATTGGTTGGATCTAATTTTAACTCCACCAACCAAAATGGCAAGACATTTAATTTCACCTATCTTTTGAGTGCTCAGGCTCCATGTCCAAATGACAGTTCAGAAATATTTATTGAAGTGGTTAATGCGCTTTCAGCAGGTCTTGATTCTTCTGTAACCATCTGCGAAAATGAATTGCTGAATTTGGATAGTCTGAGGCGTAATTTTAATTCAGGCGGCATTTGGAGAGATACTTCAACTACAGGGGCCTTCACAAATTCAATTTGGAATTCATCAAAGTCCGGTCCCGGCATGTTTGAAATTATATATGAGACGGGAGATGGAAAAGTTTGCCCAAAAGATTTTGCCGCTTTTAGTATTACCGTAAATCCAGGAATTGAAATTGATCCTTTGACCGAACTTATCAATTGCTCCTACTATGTACTTCCGGTTATCAATGGTAAAAACATTCCTTCGGATGCCTCCTATTACACCGGTCCAAATGGCACGGGACAAAAATTCAATTCTGGAGATACTATACGATTTTCTACAAACTTGTTTGCCTATGCTAAAAATCAGGATGCCTGCAACGACGAAAAACCGGTAGTAGTGACCATCGATCCATTGCCTGAAACTAATTTTACCCAAAGCAATTTATGTGCAGGCGATTCTTTATTGATTGGTGGCAATGTATACAACATCAATCGACCAAAAGGTCGGGAGATTTTAAAATCTGTACTGCAAACTAATTGCGATTCAATCGTCAACATTGACCTTTCTTTCCGCCCTGTTATAAACACAAAAATCTCCCTTAATTTATGTGAAGGAGATTTTATAGTCGTAAATAATACACGTTATGATCAATTGCATCCAAAAGGTCGCGAAGTCTTAACAGCAGCCTCATCCGAGGGTTGTGACAGTATAATCGACTTGGAACTTCAGTATTTCAAAAGTCCTCAGACGGATTATTCCGTTGGCATCTGCCCTGGAACAAGATTAACCATTAATGGCAGTGTGTATGATGAAAACCGGCTTGAAGGAATTGATACATTGATAGCCGCTGCACAAAATGGATGTGACAGTCTGGTACATACTAAATTGGTTTTATTACCAGTGTCCTCATTTGTTTTTAGAAGAAATTTATGTTTTGGGGATTTCATTTTAATAAATGGAATTAGATTTGACCAAAACAATCCGGGACTTAAAGAAACTCTTAAAGCTGCCTCTTTTTATGGATGTGACAGCACTGTGGACATTCAAATCAGCTTTTATCCGGAATCGGTTTTTGATTTACAAAAGACCTTGTGCAATGGCCAATCTATTACTGTAAATGGTAAAACTTACAACCAGTCAAATCCACGAGGACTTGAACTAATCAAAGGTGCCGGACAAAACGGTTGTGATTCAACAGTTCGAATTGATCTTACATTTCGGTCCGAGATCAAAGAAATAATTCGCACGGATTTATGTCAAGGGGATACTTTGAAAATAGGTAACCGAAAATATTATGATAATAATCTAGTGAGTCTGGATACCTTATTCGGTGGGGCACAGGGCGGATGCGACAGTATTGTGGATGTGCAGGTCAATTTAATCAATACACCAAATGGTCGATTGGATACCACATTATGTATAGGTGAGAGCATTCTAATAAATGGAACTCTTTATAATGAAAGTAACCGAAATGGGTTTGAAAAAATTAAAGTTCCCAATGGAACTGGTTGCGATTCACTGGTAGAAATCAGTCTTAACTACCAGGAATTAAAGGTTGACTACATCCAGGTTTATCAAATCAACTCAGGGGAGAAAGTAAGCTTTCTTGTCAATCCAGATTTTATTCCATCACAAGTTCAATGGTTTCCATCCACCGGCTTGACATGTTCAGATTGCTTAAATCCGGTGGCCTCTCCCTCAATCTCCACTGATTATACTTTGGTTTTGACAGACGAAAATGGTTGCCAGATAAGTCTTTCAATTAAAGTTATCATACAAAGTGATACTGATATTTTTACACCTACCGGATTTTCACCTAATGGAGATCAGGTAAACGATCGATTTAAAATATTTGGGAAGAACCCCAATTTGACCATTGAAAAATTAAACATATTCGACCGGTGGGGTGAATTGATTTATGAAGAAAATAATGTTTCTATTGGTTCTCAAATTGGCTGGGACGGCACCTTCAAGGGGCTTCCGCTGAATCCAGGGACGTTTGTTTTTTACCTCAAAATCAAAGAATCCGGACGAACAATTTATGGCGATATTAATCTGGTCAGATAA
- a CDS encoding ribulose-phosphate 3-epimerase, whose amino-acid sequence MPSHLISPSLLSCDFLRIGDEINMINASDADWLHLDVMDGSFVPNISFGLPVISAISKVCSKVMDVHLMIREPEKYIQAFRDAGADQITVHYEACTHLHRTLQEIRNTGARAGVAINPHTPVNFLYDVLEELDLVIIMSVNPGFGGQKFIYRSLEKIKQLKDEIIARNLEIDIEVDGGVGLQNAEKILQAGANVLVAGNAVFSAASPQRAIEQLKFIGVENLM is encoded by the coding sequence ATGCCTTCACATCTTATATCTCCTTCCTTACTTTCTTGTGACTTTCTTCGAATAGGAGATGAAATAAATATGATCAATGCCAGTGACGCTGATTGGTTGCATCTTGACGTAATGGATGGATCATTTGTACCCAATATTTCCTTTGGACTTCCGGTGATTTCTGCCATCAGCAAAGTTTGTTCAAAGGTCATGGATGTGCACCTCATGATTCGTGAACCTGAAAAATACATCCAGGCATTTAGAGATGCAGGTGCTGATCAAATTACGGTGCATTATGAGGCTTGCACTCATCTGCACAGAACCTTGCAGGAAATTAGAAATACTGGTGCCAGGGCCGGAGTTGCGATCAATCCACACACCCCGGTAAATTTTTTATACGATGTGCTGGAAGAATTGGATTTAGTTATAATCATGTCTGTAAACCCTGGTTTTGGCGGACAAAAATTTATTTACCGTTCACTTGAAAAAATTAAGCAATTGAAAGATGAAATAATTGCCAGGAATCTTGAAATTGATATTGAAGTGGATGGTGGCGTGGGACTCCAAAATGCAGAAAAAATACTGCAGGCAGGGGCCAACGTTTTGGTTGCCGGGAATGCCGTATTTTCAGCTGCTTCTCCGCAAAGAGCTATAGAACAACTGAAGTTCATCGGAGTAGAAAATTTAATGTGA
- a CDS encoding TonB-dependent receptor, which translates to MNLCTRKFLIFAFYALSAFCCVIGQGVISGVIRDEHTGQGLEFATVFVPEQSYFTETDATGKYSLKIPALKNCIIKVSRVGYNPQEKVLKDWKGEGKISLDFNLKMIDQEEVIIRDRKSEDAGTIREKGSSFELLPTVSGQFENILPSIGLGVRASAGGELSSQYSVRGGSYDENLVYVNDFEIFRPQLIRNGQQEGLSFPNPDLIRELSFSSGGFEARYGDKQSSVLDIKYKIPDSLKYSFSASFLGIAGHLEGSAFNSRKHNYKRLKYLVGARYKTNQYLLNSQDIKGEYQPDFLDIQSYLSYDFNPAWQLSWIGNINRARFSLIPESSTQAKGSFFFVLRLNTFYEGKEESYFNQSMTGVSLLYFPKRVKNPYFFKWISSVYQGEEAEQFDILGYYRLVEIENDEKDQDGREVKLWGEGTQHLNGRNYLNNWVQLHELRGGYQMNNLSSGNNHFIQYGGSVRFESFDDRLKEWERIDSAGYSIPLQGDSIILDRFVRANNQFNNQKYAFWLQDVVQWAYSSKNHLHITPGLRAHYNQLNNEFLLSPRLKFEFVPLGSTQNIRYWISTGLYPQVSFFREMRDLDGNINSDLKAQKSFHLIGGFKMDFLWPKMSTSRFRWISEIYYKKLWDVVSYDLDNVRIRYSGLNDAQAYAIGWDNRINGEFVSGAESWVNLSFLRTRESLNGVQHLRQSDDPASPKTIADVPRPTDQLFALSLFFQDYLPKNKNFKMHMQTTVASGLPYGFREENEIYRNAYRFKPYHRVDIGFSALLWDEGKRLEKPHHVLRFSKKTWVSVEVFNLLKVKNEASVRWIKSVYNYQFAIPNYLTSRRINLRLRIEF; encoded by the coding sequence ATGAATTTATGTACCCGTAAATTTCTGATTTTTGCTTTTTATGCGCTCTCTGCATTTTGTTGTGTTATTGGGCAAGGCGTTATAAGTGGTGTGATCAGGGATGAGCATACCGGTCAGGGTCTTGAATTTGCCACTGTCTTCGTTCCGGAGCAGTCCTATTTTACAGAAACGGATGCCACAGGAAAATATTCATTGAAAATTCCCGCACTGAAAAATTGCATCATTAAAGTAAGTAGAGTAGGATATAACCCTCAGGAAAAAGTATTGAAAGATTGGAAAGGGGAGGGAAAGATTTCTTTGGATTTCAATTTAAAAATGATCGATCAAGAAGAGGTCATCATCAGGGATCGCAAATCAGAAGATGCAGGTACCATACGTGAGAAAGGAAGTTCGTTTGAACTCTTACCAACTGTCTCAGGCCAATTTGAAAATATCCTACCCAGCATTGGGCTGGGCGTTCGCGCAAGTGCGGGAGGGGAATTATCCAGTCAATACAGTGTAAGAGGAGGAAGCTATGATGAAAACCTGGTTTATGTAAATGACTTCGAAATATTTAGACCTCAGCTCATTAGAAATGGGCAACAAGAAGGATTGTCTTTTCCAAATCCTGATTTAATCAGAGAATTGAGTTTCTCCTCCGGTGGATTTGAAGCCAGATACGGTGACAAACAGTCTTCTGTTTTAGACATCAAATACAAAATTCCGGATTCATTAAAATACAGCTTCTCAGCAAGTTTTTTGGGTATTGCAGGACATCTGGAAGGCAGTGCATTTAATTCCAGAAAACACAATTACAAACGACTAAAATACCTGGTTGGTGCCCGTTACAAAACCAATCAATATTTATTAAATTCACAGGATATCAAGGGTGAATATCAACCTGATTTTTTAGATATTCAATCTTATTTAAGCTATGACTTCAATCCTGCATGGCAACTGTCATGGATCGGAAATATCAACAGAGCGCGGTTTAGTTTGATTCCGGAATCAAGCACACAGGCAAAGGGTTCTTTCTTTTTTGTGCTGCGACTGAATACATTTTATGAGGGAAAAGAAGAAAGTTATTTTAATCAATCCATGACAGGAGTTAGTTTACTTTATTTTCCAAAAAGAGTAAAAAATCCATATTTTTTTAAATGGATATCTTCCGTATATCAAGGTGAAGAAGCGGAACAATTTGATATATTGGGTTATTACCGTTTGGTTGAAATTGAAAATGATGAAAAGGATCAGGATGGAAGAGAAGTTAAACTTTGGGGCGAAGGCACACAGCATTTGAACGGGAGAAATTATTTGAATAATTGGGTACAACTGCATGAATTGCGCGGTGGCTACCAAATGAATAATTTATCCAGCGGAAATAATCACTTTATTCAATATGGCGGTTCTGTGCGTTTCGAATCCTTTGATGACAGACTGAAGGAATGGGAACGGATTGATTCAGCAGGATACTCAATCCCTCTGCAGGGTGATTCCATAATTCTGGACAGATTTGTTCGTGCAAATAACCAATTTAACAATCAGAAATATGCATTTTGGTTACAAGATGTTGTCCAATGGGCATACTCTTCCAAAAATCATTTGCATATTACTCCCGGATTGAGGGCACATTACAATCAACTCAATAATGAATTTTTATTGAGTCCGAGATTGAAATTTGAATTTGTGCCTTTGGGATCCACTCAGAATATCAGATATTGGATATCAACAGGGTTGTATCCTCAAGTTTCTTTTTTTAGAGAAATGAGAGATCTTGACGGAAATATCAATTCAGATTTGAAGGCCCAAAAATCTTTCCATTTGATCGGTGGATTTAAAATGGATTTTTTGTGGCCGAAAATGAGCACTTCCAGGTTCAGATGGATATCCGAGATTTATTATAAAAAACTTTGGGATGTGGTCAGTTATGATTTGGACAATGTCAGAATTCGATATTCAGGATTAAACGATGCACAAGCTTATGCCATAGGATGGGACAATCGCATCAATGGTGAATTTGTATCCGGAGCTGAGTCGTGGGTAAATCTTTCTTTTTTGAGGACAAGAGAGAGTTTGAATGGAGTTCAGCATCTTAGACAATCAGACGATCCCGCCTCTCCCAAGACAATTGCCGATGTACCCAGGCCCACGGATCAACTTTTTGCACTCAGTCTGTTTTTTCAGGACTACCTACCCAAAAACAAGAATTTTAAAATGCACATGCAGACAACGGTTGCAAGTGGTCTCCCATACGGATTTCGCGAAGAAAATGAAATCTACCGCAATGCTTATAGGTTTAAACCTTATCATCGGGTGGATATCGGTTTTTCCGCTTTGTTATGGGATGAGGGGAAGAGGCTTGAGAAGCCACATCATGTTTTGAGATTTTCAAAAAAAACATGGGTAAGTGTCGAAGTTTTTAATCTATTAAAGGTTAAAAATGAAGCTTCTGTCCGATGGATTAAATCTGTTTATAATTATCAATTTGCCATTCCAAATTATCTCACCTCCAGGAGAATAAACCTCAGATTACGGATTGAATTTTAG
- the rpsP gene encoding 30S ribosomal protein S16, with amino-acid sequence MAVKIRLQRKGRKKAPFYHIVVANSRSPRDGKFIERIGFYNPISVPASIDIDRDKAFEWLMKGAEPTDTVKAILRYKGVMYRKHLSKGVAKGAFDQEKADQLYKDWIEKKEGLINIKVETRKSEIENLHKSMTAVTKTKAAKPVEVVEEVAETVVEESSNEASESTAEDAAAANNEEAKAEE; translated from the coding sequence ATGGCCGTAAAAATCAGATTACAGCGCAAGGGTCGTAAGAAGGCTCCTTTTTACCACATTGTGGTAGCAAATTCCCGATCTCCAAGAGATGGAAAATTTATTGAAAGAATAGGATTCTACAATCCTATCTCCGTTCCTGCCTCCATTGATATTGACAGAGACAAGGCTTTCGAATGGTTGATGAAAGGTGCCGAGCCTACTGACACTGTTAAAGCAATTCTTCGTTACAAAGGGGTAATGTACAGAAAGCATTTATCCAAAGGGGTAGCTAAAGGTGCTTTTGATCAGGAAAAGGCAGATCAGCTTTATAAAGATTGGATCGAAAAGAAAGAAGGCTTGATCAACATCAAAGTCGAAACTAGAAAATCTGAAATAGAGAATTTGCATAAATCTATGACTGCGGTAACCAAAACAAAAGCTGCCAAACCAGTTGAGGTAGTTGAAGAAGTAGCAGAAACAGTTGTAGAGGAATCATCTAATGAAGCATCTGAGTCTACTGCGGAGGATGCTGCCGCAGCAAATAACGAAGAAGCGAAAGCTGAAGAATAA